The following coding sequences lie in one Salvelinus fontinalis isolate EN_2023a chromosome 21, ASM2944872v1, whole genome shotgun sequence genomic window:
- the LOC129818082 gene encoding transcription factor JunD-like, with protein sequence MPDGYPCHGPHRPGGQGPHHPHNRGLDAPQTVPEVPHPPGDTTSSPPSLSPIDLETQERIKAERKKLRNRIAASKCRKRKLERISRLEEKVKVLKTQNCDLTSTASVLREQVAQLKQKVMNHVTNGCQIAVSSVTLQANSTGERNSTSC encoded by the coding sequence ATGCCCGACGGCTACCCATGCCACGGACCCCACAGACCCGGAGGCCAGGGACCCCACCATCCCCACAACAGGGGCCTGGATGCGCCACAGACTGTCCCAGAGGTCCCTCACCCTCCCGGCGacaccacctcctcccctccctcgctctctcccatcGACCTGGAGACCCAGGAGAGGATCAAGGCCGAGAGGAAGAAACTACGTAACCGGATCGCGGCGTCTAAGTGTCGTAAAAGGAAGCTGGAGCGGATCTCCCGGCTAGAGGAGAAGGTGAAGGTTCTGAAGACCCAGAACTGTGACCTGACCTCCACCGCCTCGGTCCTGAGGGAACAGGTGGCCCAGCTCAAACAGAAAGTCATGAATCACGTCACCAACGGCTGCCAAATAGCAGTCAGTTCAGTCACCCTGCAGGCCAACAGCACCGGAGAGAGGAACAGCACCAGCTGCTGA